In the Wyeomyia smithii strain HCP4-BCI-WySm-NY-G18 chromosome 2, ASM2978416v1, whole genome shotgun sequence genome, one interval contains:
- the LOC129720983 gene encoding protein 4.1 homolog isoform X2, with amino-acid sequence MPGESKTTAPAAEPMPAATKPSTPKKKPATSGKAALAKVTVLDGSILEVTIDRKARGRDLLNSVCAGLNILEKDYFGLTYTTAADPRVWLDLERPVAKFFRSDPWDMNFEVKFYPPEPAQLQEDITRYHLCLQVRNDILEGRLPCSFVTHALLGSYLVQSELGDYDPDDMKDKSYLKDFKIAPNQTPELLDKVMDLHKTHKSQTPAEAELHYLENAKKLAMYGVDLHPAKDSEGVDIMLGVCASGLLVYRDKLRINRFAWPKILKISYKRNNFYIKIRPGEFEQYESTIGFKLENHRAAKKLWKACVEHHTFFRLMTPEPTSKSGLFPRLGSKFRYSGRTHYETRKTPVDRPAPDFKRSLTGKRLSSRSMDALGQQEKEKAAYKDPNKDANKRHTMSHPPDHIPDLESPTRGSRSPIKKDKKERKPIGGIAVLPVLGKKDKDKADKESASPAKDEATVNGNNGNQEALNSSTEEKTSPSGKRRGFLFSSGRKSPKDKKTPGGATPAAATNGDGSTRKDTSPVKEQSQTQRGQQQQQQQQGGKPGFTKPYEYSESDPNTSPNKKNVKTRGFRYDEDPAQNLRDKEDVQLSPNSQSRRATGLAFNYAPGEDEKVRESVEKRKAPPGSAAHDAEAKKDKLSPKSAAGRGLPGETDAEKGVRTSARSYSPNKGRGADGALTGAGLFRPLDDGAQTDPNAAFISGEQAGGFVPVAASTEPAKKKVKIMVIISRYDPKTKKVDTSQGVVEHSTGVLDTKSGQIESKYGVIDPKVGTVVNFNPRTGQNETFQGQTDAKTGQIHVAGGVVDAATGKVDDTLGQAIMIAPDDDSIVEITTITSKVDPNTGKIDTTNGEIERTRGILNSKTGFIATKYGEINPKTGELRTVDPKSGKVSSRTVAVDRDNGQITIVGVTDPKTNKLDNSQAHLIAIGNQVDPVVEVTSVLGKLDKKGVVDPKTVVFDKSTGQLDTKDGKINTKFGQFDLVKQTITYVDPKTGKSETKEVKIDPVSGQVLLKNQINPKTGKVDKDFGRIVSIRIVQNRIDPASGKHVTTVEDKDIRIDPKTNQIWVPEGKDPKTGETIFTSSHVDPKTGYVITIYGYLNPKTNDIEKQTKLDPNLTKIDPTTGQVYSATGLVDEATGEPLFAASQINEENGEIYTKVGKIDPKTGKLVIIKIVILTKKDERGKPEEVDLNGVDLDPVTGKINNIATKTVYVYKMHDPITGETYQVDPNDPSIAGARTTVTQTMTLSGEIDPVTGRIKSEWGHIDPNTGDIDPATAIRDPVTGKLILNYADIEPSHFGKNVTVTKETVPITREQFYQGIKHLGKKAIRRDSESSDDDMAEYENESIKEINSGTPRAAAGGKYGTPTVVKTTTKQVITKNEDGVTHNVEEEVQNLGTGQIVYSTQEHKADAPSDIQGKFLTATAVTTRTATTHEDLGTNAKTQQMEEKTVATTTTQHGERQEQRVITQEVKTTATVTSGDQFARRDSISSTSSGDSGTPIDGPYEGADDGSTVIYNKSYTGVDDVAGASKIPTGPNVEHHRVLLDDTQEGISAEGEIVSSQTVSSKTRTVETITYKTERDGVVETRVEQKITIQSDGDPIDHDKALAEAIQEATAMNPDMTVEKIEIQQQTQ; translated from the exons atgCCAGGCGAATCGAAAACGACGGCTCCAGCAGCGGAGCCGATGCCAGCCGCGACGAAACCGAGCACACCGAAGAAGAAGCCCGCCACATCGGGAAAGGCCGCTCTTGCGAAAGTCACAGTCCTCGATGGATCGATACTGGAAGTGACAATAGAT CGTAAAGCCCGCGGGCGGGACCTGCTAAATTCAGTATGCGCCGGACTGAACATCCTCGAGAAGGATTACTTCGGTCTGACCTACACGACAGCGGCTGATCCACGCGTGTGGCTGGACCTCGAACGCCCGGTAGCCAAATTCTTTCGCTCTGACCCGTGGGATATGAACTTCGAGGTGAAGTTCTACCCACCGGAACCGGCCCAGCTACAGGAGGACATCACCCGGTATCATTTGTGTCTGCAGGTACGAAACGACATCCTCGAGGGCCGGCTGCCTTGTTCATTTGTCACGCATGCCCTGCTCGGGTCGTACCTGGTCCAGTCGGAACTGGGCGACTACGATCCGGATGATATGAAGGATAAGTCCTACCTGAAGGACTTTAAGATCGCTCCCAACCAAACGCCGGAGCTGCTGGATAAGGTTATGGATCTGCACAAGACACACAA GAGCCAAACTCCTGCCGAGGCGGAGTTGCACTATCTGGAGAATGCGAAGAAACTGGCGATGTACGGTGTCGATTTGCATCCCGCTAAGGATTCGGAAGGCGTCGATATTATGCTGGGCGTGTGCGCTTCCGGACTGCTAGTTTACAGAGACAA ACTTCGGATCAACCGTTTCGCATGgccaaaaattctgaaaatctcGTACAAACGCAACAACTTCTACATCAAGATACGGCCGGGCGAGTTCGAGCAGTACGAGTCGACCATTGGATTCAAGCTGGAGAACCATCGGGCCGCCAAGAAGCTGTGGAAAGCATGCGTCGAACATCACACCTTCTTCCGCTTGATGACCCCGGAACCGACATCCAAGTCAGGTCTGTTCCCCCGCTTAGGTTCGAAGTTCCGCTACTCAGGCCGCACGCACTATGAAACTCGCAAAACACCGGTTGACCGGCCTGCACCGGATTTCAAGCGAAGCCTCACTGGAAAGAGACTATCGAGTCGCAGCATGGATG CTCTTGGCCAACAAGAAAAGGAGAAGGCTGCCTATAAGGATCCAAATAAGGACGCTAACAAGCGGCACACTATGTCCCATCCGCCGGACCATATTCCCGATCTGGAATCTCCGACACGTGGCTCGCGAAGCCCAATCAAAAAGGACAAAAAAGAGCGC AAACCTATCGGCGGAATCGCCGTCCTTCCCGTGCTTGGCAAAAAGGATAAGGACAAGGCCGACAAGGAGTCAGCTTCGCCTGCGAAAGACGAAGCGACGGTTAATG gtAACAACGGTAATCAGGAAGCTTTGAACTCTTCTACCGAGGAGAAGACCTCCCCAAGCGGAAAACGAAGA GGTTTTCTCTTCTCATCGGGTCGCAAATCTCCGAAGGATAAAAAAACTCCGGGAGGCGCCACTCCGGCTGCTGCGACCAACGGAGATGGTAGCACCCGAAAGGATACATCCCCGGTGAAAGAACAATCGCAAACCCAGCGTggccagcagcagcaacagcagcaacaaggCGGTAAACCAGGTTTCACTAAACCGTATGAGTACTCGGAGAGCGATCCGAACACTAGTCCTAATAAGAAGAACGTAAAAACACGTGGCTTCCGCTACGATGAAGACCCAGCGCAGAACCTGCGCGACAAGGAGGACGTCCAGTTGAGTCCGAACTCACAGAGCCGTAGAGCTACCGGGCTGGCATTTAACTACGCTCCTGGGGAGGATGAGAAGGTCCGTGAATCAGTAGAAAAGCGAAAGGCACCGCCTGGATCTGCGGCTCATGATGCAGAAGCGAAGAAAGATAAACTTTCGCCGAAGAGTGCTGCCGGTAGAGGGTTACCAGGAGAGACAGACGCCGAAAAAGGAGTACGAACCAGTGCAAGGTCATATTCACCTAACAAGGGACGCGGTGCCGATGGCGCTTTGACGGGCGCTGGGCTTTTCCGTCCATTGGATGATGGAGCTCAAACAGATCCCAATGCAGCATTCATCAGTGGAGAGCAAGCCGGTGGTTTTGTGCCAGTTGCTGCCTCGACAGAACCCGCTAAGAAGAAGGTGAAAATCATGGTGATCATTTCGAGGTACGACCCAAAAACCAAGAAGGTAGACACATCCCAGGGTGTAGTGGAGCACTCCACCGGTGTGCTCGATACGAAGAGTGGTCAGATCGAAAGTAAATACGGAGTGATTGATCCCAAGGTAGGAACGGTTGTTAATTTCAACCCTCGTACTGGTCAGAACGAAACCTTCCAAGGTCAAACTGACGCTAAAACCGGTCAAATCCATGTTGCTGGTGGTGTTGTTGATGCAGCCACCGGAAAAGTCGACGACACGCTCGGACAGGCGATCATGATTGCTCCGGATGATGATTCAATAGTTGAAATTACAACCATCACTAGCAAGGTTGATCCCAACACCGGCAAAATCGATACAACGAATGGAGAGATCGAAAGAACTCGAGGTATTTTGAACAGTAAAACCGGTTTCATTGCTACTAAATATGGTGAGATCAATCCGAAAACCGGAGAGCTGAGAACCGTTGATCCCAAGAGCGGTAAGGTGAGCTCCCGGACAGTTGCTGTCGATAGAGACAATGGACAGATTACTATAGTCGGAGTAACTGATCCAAAAACCAACAAGTTGGATAACAGTCAGGCCCATCTGATCGCCATCGGTAATCAAGTTGATCCGGTTGTTGAAGTGACCTCTGTTTTGGGTAAACTCGATAAGAAGGGTGTGGTTGACCCGAAGACGGTAGTGTTTGACAAGAGCACCGGTCAACTCGACACTAAGGACGGTAAGATAAATACCAAGTTTGGTCAGTTCGATCTTGTCAAACAAACGATTACCTATGTCGATCCGAAGACAGGAAAATCCGAAACGAAAGAGGTCAAGATCGATCCTGTTTCCGGCCAGGTGCTACTGAAGAATCAAATCAACCCCAAAACCGGAAAAGTTGATAAGGATTTCGGACGAATTGTTTCCATTCGAATTGTACAGAATCGCATCGATCCAGCTAGCGGCAAGCACGTAACTACGGTCGAAGACAAGGACATTCGTATTGATCCAAAAACGAATCAAATTTGGGTACCGGAGGGCAAGGACCCCAAAACTGGAGAAACGATCTTTACCTCAAGCCATGTTGATCCGAAAACCGGATACGTGATCACCATCTATGGCTATCTTAATCCCAAAACCAACGACATCGAGAAGCAAACTAAATTAGATCCTAATTTGACCAAGATTGATCCAACTACAGGTCAAGTCTACTCCGCAACTGGTTTGGTGGATGAAGCAACCGGTGAACCGCTGTTTGCCGCTTCACAGATCAACGAAGAGAACGGTGAAATTTACACCAAGGTTGGCAAAATTGATCCCAAAACGGGTAAGTTGGTGATCATCAAAATTGTGATCCTCACCAAGAAAGACGAGCGCGGAAAACCGGAGGAAGTTGATTTGAACGGCGTAGATCTCGATCCGGTCACTGGTAAGATCAACAATATCGCCACTAAAACAGTGTACGTCTACAAGATGCACGATCCGATCACCGGCGAAACGTACCAAGTCGACCCGAATGACCCCAGTATCGCAGGAGCACGAACGACGGTTACCCAAACTATGACACTGAGCGGTGAAATCGACCCCGTCACCGGTCGTATCAAGTCCGAATGGGGACACATTGATCCCAACACCGGTGACATCGACCCTGCCACCGCTATTCGCGATCCAGTTACGGGTAAACTGATTCTGAACTACGCCGACATTGAGCCGAGCCACTTTGGTAAGAACGTTACCGTCACCAAGGAAACGGTCCCAATCACCCGGGAGCAGTTCTACCAAGGGATCAAACATTTAGGCAAGAAAGCGATACGACGAGACTCGGAAAGCTCAGACGACGATATGGCCGAGTACGAAAACGAAAGTATTAAGGAAATTAACTCGGGAACGCCACGAGCGGCTGCCGGCGGAAAATACGGCACACCGACGGTGGTGAAGACGACAACGAAGCAGGTTATTACAAAGAACGAGGATGGCGTGACACACAACGTAGAAGAGGAGGTACAGAATCTGGGAACCGGTCAGATAGTGTACTCGACGCAGGAACATAAG GCCGACGCTCCGAGCGACATTCAGGGTAAATTCCTAACGGCCACAGCCGTAACCACACGAACCGCTACCACCCACGAGGATCTGGGAACGAACGCTAAAACGCAGCAGATGGAGGAAAAGACCGTCGCTACCACCACCACCCAACACGGTGAGCGGCAGGAACAGCGGGTTATCACGCAGGAAGTGAAAACCACTGCCACGGTAACCAGCGGCGATCAG TTTGCCCGACGCGATAGCATTTCATCGACCAGTTCCGGCGATTCCGGAACGCCAATCGATGGTCCGTACGAGGGCGCTGACGATGGCTCAACGGTGATCTACAACAAGAGCTACACG GGTGTTGACGATGTTGCTGGCGCTTCGAAGATCCCGACCGGCCCGAACGTGGAACATCACCGAGTTTTGCTGGATGACACCCAAGAGGGGATATCTGCCGAGGGAGAAATCGTGTCCAGCCAAACGGTTAGCAGCAAAACGCGAACGGTGGAAACTATTACC TACAAAACGGAACGCGATGGTGTGGTGGAAACGAGGGTAGAGCAAAAGATCACCATCCAGTCGGACGGCGATCCGATCGATCATGACAAAGCACTTGCTGAAGCTATCCAG GAAGCAACCGCCATGAACCCAGACATGACCGTGGAGAAGATCGAAATTCAACAGCAAACGCAATAA
- the LOC129720983 gene encoding protein 4.1 homolog isoform X1 has translation MPGESKTTAPAAEPMPAATKPSTPKKKPATSGKAALAKVTVLDGSILEVTIDRKARGRDLLNSVCAGLNILEKDYFGLTYTTAADPRVWLDLERPVAKFFRSDPWDMNFEVKFYPPEPAQLQEDITRYHLCLQVRNDILEGRLPCSFVTHALLGSYLVQSELGDYDPDDMKDKSYLKDFKIAPNQTPELLDKVMDLHKTHKSQTPAEAELHYLENAKKLAMYGVDLHPAKDSEGVDIMLGVCASGLLVYRDKLRINRFAWPKILKISYKRNNFYIKIRPGEFEQYESTIGFKLENHRAAKKLWKACVEHHTFFRLMTPEPTSKSGLFPRLGSKFRYSGRTHYETRKTPVDRPAPDFKRSLTGKRLSSRSMDALGQQEKEKAAYKDPNKDANKRHTMSHPPDHIPDLESPTRGSRSPIKKDKKERLKRESSTGTASASSQSSLEGDYDIAASSSNVVQSQKPIGGIAVLPVLGKKDKDKADKESASPAKDEATVNGNNGNQEALNSSTEEKTSPSGKRRGFLFSSGRKSPKDKKTPGGATPAAATNGDGSTRKDTSPVKEQSQTQRGQQQQQQQQGGKPGFTKPYEYSESDPNTSPNKKNVKTRGFRYDEDPAQNLRDKEDVQLSPNSQSRRATGLAFNYAPGEDEKVRESVEKRKAPPGSAAHDAEAKKDKLSPKSAAGRGLPGETDAEKGVRTSARSYSPNKGRGADGALTGAGLFRPLDDGAQTDPNAAFISGEQAGGFVPVAASTEPAKKKVKIMVIISRYDPKTKKVDTSQGVVEHSTGVLDTKSGQIESKYGVIDPKVGTVVNFNPRTGQNETFQGQTDAKTGQIHVAGGVVDAATGKVDDTLGQAIMIAPDDDSIVEITTITSKVDPNTGKIDTTNGEIERTRGILNSKTGFIATKYGEINPKTGELRTVDPKSGKVSSRTVAVDRDNGQITIVGVTDPKTNKLDNSQAHLIAIGNQVDPVVEVTSVLGKLDKKGVVDPKTVVFDKSTGQLDTKDGKINTKFGQFDLVKQTITYVDPKTGKSETKEVKIDPVSGQVLLKNQINPKTGKVDKDFGRIVSIRIVQNRIDPASGKHVTTVEDKDIRIDPKTNQIWVPEGKDPKTGETIFTSSHVDPKTGYVITIYGYLNPKTNDIEKQTKLDPNLTKIDPTTGQVYSATGLVDEATGEPLFAASQINEENGEIYTKVGKIDPKTGKLVIIKIVILTKKDERGKPEEVDLNGVDLDPVTGKINNIATKTVYVYKMHDPITGETYQVDPNDPSIAGARTTVTQTMTLSGEIDPVTGRIKSEWGHIDPNTGDIDPATAIRDPVTGKLILNYADIEPSHFGKNVTVTKETVPITREQFYQGIKHLGKKAIRRDSESSDDDMAEYENESIKEINSGTPRAAAGGKYGTPTVVKTTTKQVITKNEDGVTHNVEEEVQNLGTGQIVYSTQEHKADAPSDIQGKFLTATAVTTRTATTHEDLGTNAKTQQMEEKTVATTTTQHGERQEQRVITQEVKTTATVTSGDQFARRDSISSTSSGDSGTPIDGPYEGADDGSTVIYNKSYTGVDDVAGASKIPTGPNVEHHRVLLDDTQEGISAEGEIVSSQTVSSKTRTVETITYKTERDGVVETRVEQKITIQSDGDPIDHDKALAEAIQEATAMNPDMTVEKIEIQQQTQ, from the exons atgCCAGGCGAATCGAAAACGACGGCTCCAGCAGCGGAGCCGATGCCAGCCGCGACGAAACCGAGCACACCGAAGAAGAAGCCCGCCACATCGGGAAAGGCCGCTCTTGCGAAAGTCACAGTCCTCGATGGATCGATACTGGAAGTGACAATAGAT CGTAAAGCCCGCGGGCGGGACCTGCTAAATTCAGTATGCGCCGGACTGAACATCCTCGAGAAGGATTACTTCGGTCTGACCTACACGACAGCGGCTGATCCACGCGTGTGGCTGGACCTCGAACGCCCGGTAGCCAAATTCTTTCGCTCTGACCCGTGGGATATGAACTTCGAGGTGAAGTTCTACCCACCGGAACCGGCCCAGCTACAGGAGGACATCACCCGGTATCATTTGTGTCTGCAGGTACGAAACGACATCCTCGAGGGCCGGCTGCCTTGTTCATTTGTCACGCATGCCCTGCTCGGGTCGTACCTGGTCCAGTCGGAACTGGGCGACTACGATCCGGATGATATGAAGGATAAGTCCTACCTGAAGGACTTTAAGATCGCTCCCAACCAAACGCCGGAGCTGCTGGATAAGGTTATGGATCTGCACAAGACACACAA GAGCCAAACTCCTGCCGAGGCGGAGTTGCACTATCTGGAGAATGCGAAGAAACTGGCGATGTACGGTGTCGATTTGCATCCCGCTAAGGATTCGGAAGGCGTCGATATTATGCTGGGCGTGTGCGCTTCCGGACTGCTAGTTTACAGAGACAA ACTTCGGATCAACCGTTTCGCATGgccaaaaattctgaaaatctcGTACAAACGCAACAACTTCTACATCAAGATACGGCCGGGCGAGTTCGAGCAGTACGAGTCGACCATTGGATTCAAGCTGGAGAACCATCGGGCCGCCAAGAAGCTGTGGAAAGCATGCGTCGAACATCACACCTTCTTCCGCTTGATGACCCCGGAACCGACATCCAAGTCAGGTCTGTTCCCCCGCTTAGGTTCGAAGTTCCGCTACTCAGGCCGCACGCACTATGAAACTCGCAAAACACCGGTTGACCGGCCTGCACCGGATTTCAAGCGAAGCCTCACTGGAAAGAGACTATCGAGTCGCAGCATGGATG CTCTTGGCCAACAAGAAAAGGAGAAGGCTGCCTATAAGGATCCAAATAAGGACGCTAACAAGCGGCACACTATGTCCCATCCGCCGGACCATATTCCCGATCTGGAATCTCCGACACGTGGCTCGCGAAGCCCAATCAAAAAGGACAAAAAAGAGCGC CTGAAGCGCGAGTCTAGTACTGGAACTGCTTCAGCGTCGTCACAGAGCTCACTAGAGGGTGATTACGATATCGCTGCGTCGTCGTCTAACGTTGTTCAGAGCCAG AAACCTATCGGCGGAATCGCCGTCCTTCCCGTGCTTGGCAAAAAGGATAAGGACAAGGCCGACAAGGAGTCAGCTTCGCCTGCGAAAGACGAAGCGACGGTTAATG gtAACAACGGTAATCAGGAAGCTTTGAACTCTTCTACCGAGGAGAAGACCTCCCCAAGCGGAAAACGAAGA GGTTTTCTCTTCTCATCGGGTCGCAAATCTCCGAAGGATAAAAAAACTCCGGGAGGCGCCACTCCGGCTGCTGCGACCAACGGAGATGGTAGCACCCGAAAGGATACATCCCCGGTGAAAGAACAATCGCAAACCCAGCGTggccagcagcagcaacagcagcaacaaggCGGTAAACCAGGTTTCACTAAACCGTATGAGTACTCGGAGAGCGATCCGAACACTAGTCCTAATAAGAAGAACGTAAAAACACGTGGCTTCCGCTACGATGAAGACCCAGCGCAGAACCTGCGCGACAAGGAGGACGTCCAGTTGAGTCCGAACTCACAGAGCCGTAGAGCTACCGGGCTGGCATTTAACTACGCTCCTGGGGAGGATGAGAAGGTCCGTGAATCAGTAGAAAAGCGAAAGGCACCGCCTGGATCTGCGGCTCATGATGCAGAAGCGAAGAAAGATAAACTTTCGCCGAAGAGTGCTGCCGGTAGAGGGTTACCAGGAGAGACAGACGCCGAAAAAGGAGTACGAACCAGTGCAAGGTCATATTCACCTAACAAGGGACGCGGTGCCGATGGCGCTTTGACGGGCGCTGGGCTTTTCCGTCCATTGGATGATGGAGCTCAAACAGATCCCAATGCAGCATTCATCAGTGGAGAGCAAGCCGGTGGTTTTGTGCCAGTTGCTGCCTCGACAGAACCCGCTAAGAAGAAGGTGAAAATCATGGTGATCATTTCGAGGTACGACCCAAAAACCAAGAAGGTAGACACATCCCAGGGTGTAGTGGAGCACTCCACCGGTGTGCTCGATACGAAGAGTGGTCAGATCGAAAGTAAATACGGAGTGATTGATCCCAAGGTAGGAACGGTTGTTAATTTCAACCCTCGTACTGGTCAGAACGAAACCTTCCAAGGTCAAACTGACGCTAAAACCGGTCAAATCCATGTTGCTGGTGGTGTTGTTGATGCAGCCACCGGAAAAGTCGACGACACGCTCGGACAGGCGATCATGATTGCTCCGGATGATGATTCAATAGTTGAAATTACAACCATCACTAGCAAGGTTGATCCCAACACCGGCAAAATCGATACAACGAATGGAGAGATCGAAAGAACTCGAGGTATTTTGAACAGTAAAACCGGTTTCATTGCTACTAAATATGGTGAGATCAATCCGAAAACCGGAGAGCTGAGAACCGTTGATCCCAAGAGCGGTAAGGTGAGCTCCCGGACAGTTGCTGTCGATAGAGACAATGGACAGATTACTATAGTCGGAGTAACTGATCCAAAAACCAACAAGTTGGATAACAGTCAGGCCCATCTGATCGCCATCGGTAATCAAGTTGATCCGGTTGTTGAAGTGACCTCTGTTTTGGGTAAACTCGATAAGAAGGGTGTGGTTGACCCGAAGACGGTAGTGTTTGACAAGAGCACCGGTCAACTCGACACTAAGGACGGTAAGATAAATACCAAGTTTGGTCAGTTCGATCTTGTCAAACAAACGATTACCTATGTCGATCCGAAGACAGGAAAATCCGAAACGAAAGAGGTCAAGATCGATCCTGTTTCCGGCCAGGTGCTACTGAAGAATCAAATCAACCCCAAAACCGGAAAAGTTGATAAGGATTTCGGACGAATTGTTTCCATTCGAATTGTACAGAATCGCATCGATCCAGCTAGCGGCAAGCACGTAACTACGGTCGAAGACAAGGACATTCGTATTGATCCAAAAACGAATCAAATTTGGGTACCGGAGGGCAAGGACCCCAAAACTGGAGAAACGATCTTTACCTCAAGCCATGTTGATCCGAAAACCGGATACGTGATCACCATCTATGGCTATCTTAATCCCAAAACCAACGACATCGAGAAGCAAACTAAATTAGATCCTAATTTGACCAAGATTGATCCAACTACAGGTCAAGTCTACTCCGCAACTGGTTTGGTGGATGAAGCAACCGGTGAACCGCTGTTTGCCGCTTCACAGATCAACGAAGAGAACGGTGAAATTTACACCAAGGTTGGCAAAATTGATCCCAAAACGGGTAAGTTGGTGATCATCAAAATTGTGATCCTCACCAAGAAAGACGAGCGCGGAAAACCGGAGGAAGTTGATTTGAACGGCGTAGATCTCGATCCGGTCACTGGTAAGATCAACAATATCGCCACTAAAACAGTGTACGTCTACAAGATGCACGATCCGATCACCGGCGAAACGTACCAAGTCGACCCGAATGACCCCAGTATCGCAGGAGCACGAACGACGGTTACCCAAACTATGACACTGAGCGGTGAAATCGACCCCGTCACCGGTCGTATCAAGTCCGAATGGGGACACATTGATCCCAACACCGGTGACATCGACCCTGCCACCGCTATTCGCGATCCAGTTACGGGTAAACTGATTCTGAACTACGCCGACATTGAGCCGAGCCACTTTGGTAAGAACGTTACCGTCACCAAGGAAACGGTCCCAATCACCCGGGAGCAGTTCTACCAAGGGATCAAACATTTAGGCAAGAAAGCGATACGACGAGACTCGGAAAGCTCAGACGACGATATGGCCGAGTACGAAAACGAAAGTATTAAGGAAATTAACTCGGGAACGCCACGAGCGGCTGCCGGCGGAAAATACGGCACACCGACGGTGGTGAAGACGACAACGAAGCAGGTTATTACAAAGAACGAGGATGGCGTGACACACAACGTAGAAGAGGAGGTACAGAATCTGGGAACCGGTCAGATAGTGTACTCGACGCAGGAACATAAG GCCGACGCTCCGAGCGACATTCAGGGTAAATTCCTAACGGCCACAGCCGTAACCACACGAACCGCTACCACCCACGAGGATCTGGGAACGAACGCTAAAACGCAGCAGATGGAGGAAAAGACCGTCGCTACCACCACCACCCAACACGGTGAGCGGCAGGAACAGCGGGTTATCACGCAGGAAGTGAAAACCACTGCCACGGTAACCAGCGGCGATCAG TTTGCCCGACGCGATAGCATTTCATCGACCAGTTCCGGCGATTCCGGAACGCCAATCGATGGTCCGTACGAGGGCGCTGACGATGGCTCAACGGTGATCTACAACAAGAGCTACACG GGTGTTGACGATGTTGCTGGCGCTTCGAAGATCCCGACCGGCCCGAACGTGGAACATCACCGAGTTTTGCTGGATGACACCCAAGAGGGGATATCTGCCGAGGGAGAAATCGTGTCCAGCCAAACGGTTAGCAGCAAAACGCGAACGGTGGAAACTATTACC TACAAAACGGAACGCGATGGTGTGGTGGAAACGAGGGTAGAGCAAAAGATCACCATCCAGTCGGACGGCGATCCGATCGATCATGACAAAGCACTTGCTGAAGCTATCCAG GAAGCAACCGCCATGAACCCAGACATGACCGTGGAGAAGATCGAAATTCAACAGCAAACGCAATAA